The genomic DNA ACGCGAGTGATGTCGTGCTGCCCCGTGTTCTCGGCCCCGCCGAGCACGTCGAAGGAAAGGGCGGAATCATCGTCACTGCCGGCGCGGGCGACAACGCGGCGGCCGCACTCGGAATGGGAGCCGGAAGCGGCGACATCGGCGTCTCGATCGGCACCAGTGGAACGGTGTTCGCCGTCACCGACGTCGCCGTCGCCGACCCGAGCGGCACCGTGGCCGGATTCGCCGACGCGGCCGGAGGCTTCCTGCCGCTGGTCGCGACGCTGAACGCAGCCAGGGTGCTGGATGCCACGGCATCCCTTCTCGGCGTCGATCACGCCGAGTTCTCCAGGCTTGCCCTCGCGGCTGAACCGGGCGCGGGCGGACTCGTGCTGCAGCCGTGGTTCGAGGGCGAGCGCACGCCCAATCTGCCGGATGCCACGGCGTCGCTGTTCGGCATGACGCTGAGCTCGACGACCCGTGAGAACCTCGCCCGCGCTGCGATCGAGGGCGTGCTGTGCGGCCTCGCCGACGGCCTCGACCGCATTCGCGCGCACGGTGTGAACGCAGAGCGCGTCCTGCTCGTCGGCGGCGCAGCGCAGAGCGAAGCCGTGGCGCGCATCGCGGCGCAGGTGTTCGATGCGCCCGTCGTGGTTCCTGCACCCGGCGAGTACGTGGCACTCGGAGCAGCAGTACAGGCCGCCTGGGGACTCAGCGGCACCGCGCCGGAGTGGCCGGTGGAGATCACCGCGCACCCGGGGGCCGACACGCACCCGATCATCCGAGAGCAGTACGCCGCCCGCCGGCCCTGACCAGTCGTCGTACCGCGGCACAGGTGGCGAAAACATAGGATTCCAGGCCAGACTGGAGCCATGACCTTCGCCGCACTGCAGCCTCTCGCCGATCGCGCCGCCTTCTTCGTCGCACTCCGTCAGGACGCGCTCACCACTGCCGTCGATGCGCTGGGCGAGCACCGCTGGGACGCGGACATGGCCGCAGGTACGCTCACCTTCACCGCCAACGCGAACCCCGCGCATCAGGTGGTCACCCGCCCGCACCTGATCGCCACGATCGCACCGGGGCCCAGGTCTCTGCTCTGGGCGTGGGCTCATCCTCAGGGAGACGCGCAGGGCGTCGCCGCTCAGTTGCGCGACTACGGCACGCAGTACGACATCGCCGAGCTCAGCCGGTCCGAACTCGCCTTCCCGGAGGACACCGGCTCGGACCTCGACGAATGGATCGCGCAGGTCGCAGATCAGATCGGCACCGTCGCCGTGGAGATCACCGGTCGCTCCCCCTACTATTCGGCGCCGATCGGCGGCGGCACGCGGGCCGTCTTCGTGCTGGATGCGCCGCTCGCACCGGTCACCGTGCAGGATGCCGTCGTCGCAGCGCCCCGCATCCTGTCAGGGCTCGCGCTGAGCGACGCGCGCTCAGCGGTGTGGGACGCTGCGCGGCTGGCGGGCTGGAACCTGCAGTGGACCGACGAGGCCTTCAGCGGCGCGATCGTCACCGACGCCTCGGGTTCTGCGACCTTCCGCTTCGACGAGCAGGCCCGCATCGTGGGCATCGAGGCTCCGGGCCTGACCGGCTGATCCTTCTCCAGTTGATCCTTCTCCAAGGGGAACTCGACGGCATAGGCTGACGGCATGAAGAACTGGATCGTCCGCGCCGTCTCGCTGTACGTGTTCAACGTCGTCGTCCTGCTGCTGATCGGCCTGCTCATGTCGAGCGTCAGCGTCGGCTGGAACGCGCTGTGGGCCGCCGTGGTCCTCACGCTGGCGACGCTCGCGCTCAAGCCGACCCTGCTCCGGGTGTTCCGCGGTGCAGCCTCGAAGTCGGCCGAGACGCGCACGAAGGTCGGCGAGAAGGTCGTCCAGTACGTGCTGGTGTTCATCGTCGAGCTGATCGTCTGGGTGCTGACCGTGTGGCTCAGCGGAGTCGATGTGCGCGGCTGGTTCTGGGGCTACGTGCTTCCCCCGCTGTACCTGCTGATCGCGTGGGTCATCTACGACCTCGTCGATGACCGTATCGAGTCGAGAGCCGGTGCGGTGTTCGACACGGTGCAGTCGAAGGTGAAGGGCGGTCGCGCCTCGACGACCAGATCTGCGGATGCCACGGCATCCGAGCCGCCGAGCGCGGCGACGCGCGCTGCCGGGGACGAACTCGCCGACGGCCTCACCCCGGAGCAGCGCCGGATGCT from Microbacterium profundi includes the following:
- the xylB gene encoding xylulokinase, which gives rise to MTLVAGIDSSTQSCKVVLRDLSSGAVIRSGRAGHPDGTEVDPSAWWEALRSAIADAGGLDDVAAVGIGGQQHGLVALDAEGRVIRPALLWNDTRSADAATALTAEVGAAEYARRTGVVPVASFTASKVRWVADAEPENAARIAAIALPHDWLTWRLRGYGPADESPLGPVLDELITDRSDASGTAYFDSTRGEYDRELLAIALRRDASDVVLPRVLGPAEHVEGKGGIIVTAGAGDNAAAALGMGAGSGDIGVSIGTSGTVFAVTDVAVADPSGTVAGFADAAGGFLPLVATLNAARVLDATASLLGVDHAEFSRLALAAEPGAGGLVLQPWFEGERTPNLPDATASLFGMTLSSTTRENLARAAIEGVLCGLADGLDRIRAHGVNAERVLLVGGAAQSEAVARIAAQVFDAPVVVPAPGEYVALGAAVQAAWGLSGTAPEWPVEITAHPGADTHPIIREQYAARRP
- a CDS encoding DUF6882 domain-containing protein, translated to MTFAALQPLADRAAFFVALRQDALTTAVDALGEHRWDADMAAGTLTFTANANPAHQVVTRPHLIATIAPGPRSLLWAWAHPQGDAQGVAAQLRDYGTQYDIAELSRSELAFPEDTGSDLDEWIAQVADQIGTVAVEITGRSPYYSAPIGGGTRAVFVLDAPLAPVTVQDAVVAAPRILSGLALSDARSAVWDAARLAGWNLQWTDEAFSGAIVTDASGSATFRFDEQARIVGIEAPGLTG